Within Fusarium keratoplasticum isolate Fu6.1 chromosome 8, whole genome shotgun sequence, the genomic segment CTCCCATAGCTCCCCGCCTCGCCTCGACTCCTGTTCCAGCCTAGATTGAAATGTCGCCTCCCTACTATTGTTCCTGTTTTGTTGGCTCCGACTGTGGTTGTGGAGGCTGTGCCTCCGGTGACTGCGGCGGCTGCGGTTGCTCCGACTGTGCTGGGGGTGGCGCAGGCGATTGCTCAGACACTTGAAGTGGCTTCTCTTCCGGCTTCTTTTCCTGTTGCTGCTCaggctggggctggggcGCATCTTGGGGTTCCTTCTGCTGTGGTGACGGAGGAGCCGGGGCTGCAGCTGGTGCCGAAGTTGGGGCGGGGGCAAGGGCCGGAGCTGGTGCCGGAGCTGGTGCCGGAGCTGGTGCCGGAGCTGGtgccggagctggagcagagGTCTGGGTTACCGTGTGCTGAGGTGCAGGCGGTGGGAcgggctgctgctggtgaggCTGGGGCTGTTGTTGAACCTGAGGCTCGGGCTGAGGCTGCGGCTTGGGCTgatgctgagcttgagcCTGGTATTGCTGCGGGGCTGGAGGCTTAGGTTGGGCCTGAATTTGCGACGGTcggggctgctgctgaggaacTTGGTTCACCAGAGTGATGGTGGCTGGTTGAGCAACAGGGGCGGCACTGGGAGCCGGAGCAAACGTCGGGCCAACAGCTGCGGCAATAGTTGAAGCAACGGCTGGGGCTCCAGCTGCAGCCGCAAGGGAAGCATGCTGTGCCGGGGGGCTAGAAGCCTgcttctcgccctccttggGCCCGTCTCGCTTGATGTCCAAACTCTTCCCACGAGGTGAGAAGCTTGTCGCGCTCAAGTTGGTACGATCAGCGGGAGGAGACTTATTCCTCCTCGCGTCGGCGCTCTCCTTTGCCTCGCGGTACTTGTTCCTGATCCATCCTATAGGACCCTTGGAGTCGTTGTCCCGACCTGAATCAAAACTGCTGTGTGCATCACCAGGCATGACGGGTCGGTCGGAACTCTCGCTTTTCCGGGGTCGATGGCTCGAGCTTGAGATCGACAGGTTGCTCACGTCAGCGTTCTCATTCAGCCCGAGAACCATGCGTGGCGAGGTCAGCCCAGAGGGTGTTGAGGCGCCATTGTCAGCATTCTTACTTCTCGACAATCGCCatcgcttcttcttttccttctcagcctgttcaatggtggtgatggactGCTCATCGAGAACCTGGTCCAGATCTGACCCCTCATTGAAAGATGAGTGCAGGGATGTCGGTGGCGACTTCTTCGATTTCAACGTGTTGTCGGGATGAAGACTTTGATTCGAAGATGCCTGAGATGCCCTTGGAGTGTGTTCTGAGGAGACATCGCTCTTCTGCTGCACCAGAGAGGCTGGGGGAGTGAGCTGAGTctcttgaggatgttgttgcCCATGGAGTCGAtcttgttgctgctcgagatgTTCGCGATGCCTCTCTTCTTGAATCGGCGCTGGTGGCTGCGATTGCGGTTGTTGTGGCAACACATGTTGCTCCTGTTCGTGTTGTTGTGGGTGTTCCATGGGATTGGGTAGCTCGAAGTTAGGGGAGGTTGCGGTCTGATGGGTATACGACAACGAAGCATTGGAGCTATGAGCGCTTGGGTTCAGGCTGCCAGGTatccgcttcttcttcagcttgtTAGGCTGCCTGCCACTACTATCTGACGGCAATCCTCGGAAGATGCTGGGCAGATTTCGCTCTTTAGTGGGTGTGGGAGCCTCTTGGGGCACCTCGAGTAGCCTCTCTTGGCTGCGGCCTGTCACCGGAGCTCGGGTAGGTGTGAGATGGCCGCTACCACTGATATCGGTCGAACGCGTTGACTGGGGAGATTGGTCAACACTCTCACCAGCATTCAACTGCGTCAAGGGTTCCAGGTGAGCCGGGGAGCGAGGACTAGAGCCATCTTGTCTCTGGAAACGTCCGCCAGCCAGTGCTGGCGACTTCTTGGATGGAACCGTGTTACTTCTGGCCAGACCACCTGTCGTCGGGGTCGCTGTCAGGGCCGGACTGTTGGGAGTCGAAGTTCCGTCGTTCCTTGAGTTCCTTGACGATACGGATCGATTCCTTCGGAGTTTTCCATCTCGTCGCACACTAGCTGCACCGGCACTTGCGTTGGATGCAGATCGGTCCAAGCTGGAGCTTCGGTTCGGGTTGGGGGTGAGGGGTGCACTAGGAGTGCCAGATTCCACCTctttcttggtcttctcatcagcaGCAGTACCCTGCATGCCAATGAGGAAGTGATCTTGATTCTCAATCAAGAAAATGATAACACACTGGTTAAGTCGATACTCCTCGGGGGCCATGGCATGATTTGGGTGAGACAGCATACCAGGCTGAAAGATGGCTGCGAGATTCTGCGAGTTCATGCGATTCTCATCCGCCTTCGCGGCAAAAACagcaagaagatcaaggatgTAGAGGAGCAGCTGTCTGTTCAAGGGTGGCAGCTCGGTGATGAGTCGCTGGTACCTCTCGATAGCAGCCTTTTCGTTGAAGTTCTCAACGAACTGAGGACCTTCCAGGTCGCCAACAGCCTGTTTCGTTGCGCCTCGGAGGGGGTCGCGGAACTTTTCGTAGAGATCGAGCGGAACAACAGGTTCGGGGAGGTCGTTGAGATATCGCCGTAGGACGTTTGCGGCATCGTGAACTGTGTAACCATCCCAGACGAGACCCTTGCCGTATCTATCGGGAGAATCGAAGATTGTTTTGAGCTCCTTTATTCTCTTTTCCGAGCCGCTCAGACGAAAGATGCCCTCAATACCAGTGGCTGGCGATAGTGTCAGCAAGATCCTTTGAGGTAAGCCCACCATATCCACCTACCCTTTTCTTTGAGAAAGACGCCGCACTTTGCGACGACTATGGGAACATAGCCGTAAATGTAACTCTTCCCATTTTCGTCGATGAGGGAGATAGCGACGTTGGCATATGTTATGCTCTGCCGTAGAGGCACACCAAAGATGCCTTGTGATCGGGTTTCTGAAAGCTCTTGTTAGACACCAAGCGAATGAGGTGAGGGGCGTGTGCGCGTTCGGCGGTTCCTGGATTCAGAAGATCACATCGCTTGATGCAGGCGACTGGATCAATCATGAAGAGCATCATCAAAGATGTCTAGTATAGCTAGACTTGGCGCAACGTCGCGGGGAGTGAAAGCAAGACAGCAGATCGAATTGGAACGACACGACCGggagctggacgaggttgCGCCAAAGGTGATGGGATAGGAGGAAGCATACCCTGGGGATCCTGGTGCTTTGAGGGCAGCTTGAAACCCTTCCACCATGACTTGAGATCGCGTCTGTTCGGAGGCGATGTGGCATTGTTGATCTGAAGCTGCGGCTGGTTGGCCTGGTTCGGGTTGGGTGCGGCGGACGTCATGACGAACGGCTGCGCGTGCGaaggaggacgagaaggacggcgaagaggaggagaagagcgacGACGCTACAGCTGGGCCGGCCCAGTTGCCTGAGTCACGATGGCCCCTCGATCTCAGTCGAGGGCACAGCGACGAGGATAAGCGCTTGGCGGTGACCCGTCGACGGCGTTGGAGGGGGGCCGAGTCGAGTCGGGCCGTCAGGGAGGACGTCGAGGTCGATGTCGATTGCACGGAATGATGCGAGACTGCAAGTCAGGAAGCTAGAAGGCAGAAGcccagagcagagcagagctgGAGCTCAAACGAGGGAGTCGAGGACGACTCTGTGGGCGCCAGTTGAGGGATCGGTCGATGATTGGCAGCGTCAAGGGCGTCAGAGCGGTAGGTAAGGCGTTAGGGCGTcaaggctgggctgggctaCCACCTTTGGCTTGGGGTGGGTGAGGCACGGGCTGCGGAAAGAGAGGAGCCGTGACAAACGCGCGCAGAGCCGGACGATGGGCGGTGGAGAGGGCGACACGGGCGTGTATAGAGGCTAAAACAGCTGAAGCTGACGAGAGCGCTGATTATCGTTCAAGTCGATGGTTGTCGCGCGATAGAGGAGCAGCCCGCGGCAtggagagtgagagaggGAGTAAGATTAAAGAATTGAGGGGGGGGACTTGGGGCAGGGAGCTCCAGTAGCAGCAGTCCAGCCGTAGGAGTACCTGAGCTGTCTGTAGGTACCTGGACCTTTAGGTGGTAGAGAGTCCGGGGGGTGGGATAAGGCTTTAGCAGAGCGAGCGACTCTAATAAGCAGTGGAGGAACCCGAGGGGGCAGTCAAGGGATGGAGACGGGAATTATTGACAGCGAGAGTAACTCTTCTGCACAGCCAAGTTTGTTTCCGTAGGTAGAAAAGGTTGGTTGCAAGGCCAAAGAggctgggctgagctgagctgggcAACgagggaagagatggattGGACCCGACAGGATGGAGGGCAATGAATGATGTAGGTACCGTCCGTCAGCGAGCAGGGCCTCAGGTGTCGGGCGATGGTGGATGTCAGGccagcaagcaagcaacaagcaagcaaatGTAAGTGTGGGCGGGGGTCAGACACGAGGTACCTGTTGGCAGGGCCGGATTACGCTGAAGCAGAGGGTACCACCTGTCGAGGAAGCGAATGAGCGATGTGATGGAACGAAGGGACAaacagcagcagctgaaCAAGAAGAGGGGGAAggacgaaaaaaaaaagaaaaaaggtgAGAATCAAAAGTGGATGCAGCAGCTCAGGCATTTGAAGCCTCCATCCCCCTCCCCGGCAAAGCTGACCTCTCCTTCCAGTGGAGGTTTAGTTTAGCTGGATGTGCCCTGGGCTGCTGCCCAGATGAGGCTTTCTGACTGTGTGCATGGCAGGCAGTCAAGGGAAGTGGGCGGCGGGGTTTCCGCTGCTGAGGTGCATTTACACTTACTGAGCGCCGCGAGCTTTCTAACCCCACGGCCAAGGAATCCAGCCTCACGCATGCCTGGGCAGAATTGATGAACCCGAGACTCTCGTCACATTACGAGTAGAGGATGCACATTATGTATAAGGGCTGCCGTACTGGACCGGACAGGCAgagttggcgatggcctccGTGTATCTACGGGAGTATCCTATGATACCAATGTTGATATTGACATTGGACCCAATGCACATCGTGGGAGGCCGCAAACGTTCACCCTACCCAAATCCAATGCAACAACCCAAAGGTCCCAATTAGTGGATCCCGCTCCTACCTACAGTAGCGCCCAGGACCAGAATGCGAGTGGTCGTGGACCATGGAGATTGCCAGGATACAACCTTGGAACTCCCGCCGTAGGGCAGACTGATGGGACCCCCACAGCAGGCGAGGTACCTACAAGCACATCGTACActgagatgagagatgagagatgagagcTGCGTTGTTGGATACGGGAATCGCTTGCGAGATTTCAAGATTTTGCAAGAGATTGACAAAgcatctcctcatcaggACATTGCCCCCTGGTTGCTCGAGCTGAAACCACTACTGCAACCCAGCTCTGTAGCTATACGAACACATCCATCTGCTGCGTGGCCGAAAAAAACCTGGTTTATGTTACGGTGAGGGAAAacagaaagaagaagccctGGAGGGCTTTGTTAATTTTAGCCCATCTGCAGGGCCTCCTCTTGGTCGCAGCCCATATCGACGCCATTTCATTTCGACTCGATCAGCACCTCATCCTGGGTGGACCAGGATCCAGGGTCCCCCAGCCAGACCAAGGTTTCCCCTCGAGGCTTGCTTTTGTGCAACGAGAGTTCAAAGGTTATGGAATATGGGGATAAGAGATGTGAAAATGGGTATAAACCGTAAGCTTACACCAGTTCACATAACCCATGCTTCCTCGTGGTTATCAGGTTCTCTAGAGTACAACTAACAGACTATCATTCATCATGGATCCCACATCCAAGGGACCTCCCCTCCAAGTTTCCAAAATTGGACATTGGCCTCCTCACGGACTGTTTGCGGGATGCAGTATCACACGTCAGTcatcccccctcctccaaacatgccatccatcccatctaCCAATGCCAGCTTCGACGACGTTGCCCGCTAGCTCGCCCATCAAACACGAGTTCTTGTCCACTACCGAGCTGCAACTGCCATCATCAGACCGGAACCCTGCCGATCAGTGTTTCATCTTTTTTTGCCTTTTTGCAAGTCGAGAACACCAGAATAGTAATCCGTCATGCTTATCAATGCTGTCCCGGGCCGCTGGTTCTGATGAGTCAAGTATGGGTATTCGATGTGTGGCGCACCAGAAGAAACAAGAGCCCAGATCTTCGGTATGAGCAAGAATAATCAGGACAGGATGAAACAAAGCATTCCACAGTAGGAAAGAATCATCAATCTCTCTGATTTCATATCTGCCTTGATATCATTCCTCTCATATGATCAACTCTTTAGTATTGCCATGGATGTGGTCCTCTTCCCCGTTACATAGCGTTTTACGAGGCTCCGGCCACTAACGGAGGAAGCTTTACTTCAAGACATGCACATCAGAGCACAGCATTGCATCTAGAAAGTTCAACGCATGCATGATGTAGCCCAAGAGCGATGCAGTACCTGACTTGGTCTAATATTCGCA encodes:
- a CDS encoding Rho-GAP domain-containing protein; the encoded protein is MTSAAPNPNQANQPQLQINNATSPPNRRDLKSWWKGFKLPSKHQDPQETRSQGIFGVPLRQSITYANVAISLIDENGKSYIYGYVPIVVAKCGVFLKEKATGIEGIFRLSGSEKRIKELKTIFDSPDRYGKGLVWDGYTVHDAANVLRRYLNDLPEPVVPLDLYEKFRDPLRGATKQAVGDLEGPQFVENFNEKAAIERYQRLITELPPLNRQLLLYILDLLAVFAAKADENRMNSQNLAAIFQPGMLSHPNHAMAPEEYRLNQCVIIFLIENQDHFLIGMQGTAADEKTKKEVESGTPSAPLTPNPNRSSSLDRSASNASAGAASVRRDGKLRRNRSVSSRNSRNDGTSTPNSPALTATPTTGGLARSNTVPSKKSPALAGGRFQRQDGSSPRSPAHLEPLTQLNAGESVDQSPQSTRSTDISGSGHLTPTRAPVTGRSQERLLEVPQEAPTPTKERNLPSIFRGLPSDSSGRQPNKLKKKRIPGSLNPSAHSSNASLSYTHQTATSPNFELPNPMEHPQQHEQEQHVLPQQPQSQPPAPIQEERHREHLEQQQDRLHGQQHPQETQLTPPASLVQQKSDVSSEHTPRASQASSNQSLHPDNTLKSKKSPPTSLHSSFNEGSDLDQVLDEQSITTIEQAEKEKKKRWRLSRSKNADNGASTPSGLTSPRMVLGLNENADVSNLSISSSSHRPRKSESSDRPVMPGDAHSSFDSGRDNDSKGPIGWIRNKYREAKESADARRNKSPPADRTNLSATSFSPRGKSLDIKRDGPKEGEKQASSPPAQHASLAAAAGAPAVASTIAAAVGPTFAPAPSAAPVAQPATITLVNQVPQQQPRPSQIQAQPKPPAPQQYQAQAQHQPKPQPQPEPQVQQQPQPHQQQPVPPPAPQHTVTQTSAPAPAPAPAPAPAPAPAPAPALAPAPTSAPAAAPAPPSPQQKEPQDAPQPQPEQQQEKKPEEKPLQVSEQSPAPPPAQSEQPQPPQSPEAQPPQPQSEPTKQEQ